TCTATCTGCATATACATTATTGTATAGGAATTTTATTTTTTTGAGAAGGTAGGATTGTCAATAATGACAAAACAAACATTTTTGCAAGGAACACTTATATTAATAGTTGCTGGACTTATCACACGATTATTAGGCTTTATTAATCGAATTGTTGTAGCTAGGTTAATGGGTGAAGAGGGTATAGGCCTTTACAACATGGCTTTACCAACCCTGTTTCTCATCTATACTTTATCACAGTTTGGACTACCTATCGCAATTTCCAAGCGGGTAGCTGAAGCAGAAGCAAATAATAACACGAAACAAATTAAAAAAATTCTAATAATTTCTCTCGTTATCACTGGTACATTAAGTATATTTTTTACAATAGGGATGATTATCAGTGCACCAATTATTGCAAGGCATTTTTTAACAGACCCAAGAACATTATACCCATTACTAGCCATTACGCCAATGGTACCTATTAGCGCCATATCATCCGTTATTCGAGGTTATTTTCAAGGGCGACAAAATATGAAACCACAAAGTTATGCACAAGTTATCGAACAAATAATACGAATTTCATGTGTAGCGTTTTTTATAAGATTATTACTTCCTTATGGAATTGAATTTGCTGCTTGTGGAGCTATGATTTCAGTTATAATTGGTGAACTAATTTCACTTATGTTCATGCTACGAATGTTTCGCAAACATAAACGAATCACATTACATCATGCTACTTTTTCATATATAACAACGGGGAAAGATACATTAAAATCTTTATTATCAATTGCCTTACCTAGCACGGGGAGCAGATTAGTTGGTTCAATATCAAATTTCTTAGAACCTATTTTAGTATCTCAAAGTTTGGCTATTGCCGGTATTACCACGATTGCTGCAACCAAGCAATATGGTGCATTAACCGGGTATGCTATTCCACTTTTATTTTTCCCTACTTTTATTACACATTCTTTAGCTGTAGCCTTAATTCCAAATATTAGTGAAGCAGAAGCGAAACATAATCATTCTTTAGTTCATTACCGTATCCATCAAGCAATTCGCATTTCCTTCGCTTCTGGTGCAATAGCTACAATTATATTAACTATGTTTGCTTCACCTATTTTACATTTTATGTATGGCACAACAAATGCAAGTGGGTTTCTTATTCTAATGGCCCCTTTATTTTTATTTCTATACATTCAATTTCCATTGAATGCTACCTTGCAAGCATTAGACTTTGCTCAAAAAGCAATGTGGAATAATATACTTAGTACATGTGTGAAGTTTGTTATATTAATTGTCTTAACAACAAATCCGGCATTTGGCATTATGGGGGCTGCGATTGCGATGACAGTAGGTGTAGTGTTAGGGACATTTTTACATCTAGCAACATTAAATAAAGTAATACAATTTCGTATCCCAAAAGTTGACTTACTTAAAATGATTGCGTTGTTAGGATTAACCTGGCTAACAGCTAACATTTTAAAAGAAATCTTTACTGGGT
The nucleotide sequence above comes from Paraliobacillus zengyii. Encoded proteins:
- the spoVB gene encoding stage V sporulation protein B, which gives rise to MTKQTFLQGTLILIVAGLITRLLGFINRIVVARLMGEEGIGLYNMALPTLFLIYTLSQFGLPIAISKRVAEAEANNNTKQIKKILIISLVITGTLSIFFTIGMIISAPIIARHFLTDPRTLYPLLAITPMVPISAISSVIRGYFQGRQNMKPQSYAQVIEQIIRISCVAFFIRLLLPYGIEFAACGAMISVIIGELISLMFMLRMFRKHKRITLHHATFSYITTGKDTLKSLLSIALPSTGSRLVGSISNFLEPILVSQSLAIAGITTIAATKQYGALTGYAIPLLFFPTFITHSLAVALIPNISEAEAKHNHSLVHYRIHQAIRISFASGAIATIILTMFASPILHFMYGTTNASGFLILMAPLFLFLYIQFPLNATLQALDFAQKAMWNNILSTCVKFVILIVLTTNPAFGIMGAAIAMTVGVVLGTFLHLATLNKVIQFRIPKVDLLKMIALLGLTWLTANILKEIFTGYQTTLLPFLLLLISILIVYICLLFFLRFITKEELAQLPFINRFVS